Proteins from one Verrucomicrobiota bacterium genomic window:
- a CDS encoding PEP-CTERM sorting domain-containing protein (PEP-CTERM proteins occur, often in large numbers, in the proteomes of bacteria that also encode an exosortase, a predicted intramembrane cysteine proteinase. The presence of a PEP-CTERM domain at a protein's C-terminus predicts cleavage within the sorting domain, followed by covalent anchoring to some some component of the (usually Gram-negative) cell surface. Many PEP-CTERM proteins exhibit an unusual sequence composition that includes large numbers of potential glycosylation sites. Expression of one such protein has been shown restore the ability of a bacterium to form floc, a type of biofilm.), protein MLTLTTDSIDISTSGSVRLSLWYFINNTGFESNDNFFASISVDGGSDTFITFREAGGPVVGNDIEGLTGAWTQAISPVFSGNSVVLTFGVDFNSETETLFLDDIGVSTIPEPSTYALILGGLAIGVVIWKRRRS, encoded by the coding sequence TTGTTAACGCTTACTACTGATTCAATTGATATTTCGACTTCAGGATCCGTCAGGCTCTCACTCTGGTATTTTATTAATAACACGGGGTTTGAATCAAATGACAATTTTTTCGCCAGCATCTCGGTTGATGGAGGTTCAGATACTTTTATAACGTTTAGGGAAGCGGGCGGACCAGTAGTTGGAAACGACATCGAAGGCCTCACAGGCGCTTGGACACAGGCTATATCTCCTGTCTTTTCAGGCAATTCTGTTGTTTTGACTTTTGGGGTTGATTTCAATTCTGAGACTGAAACCCTTTTTCTGGATGATATTGGAGTCAGCACTATTCCAGAACCTTCCACCTATGCACTAATTCTCGGTGGGTTGGCAATTGGGGTAGTCATTTGGAAACGGAGAAGGAGTTAG
- a CDS encoding PEP-CTERM sorting domain-containing protein translates to MNKVFALLTLLVFSVSLSGQFSITTFNSNITVDDFDSFTGAGFSPTPSAGQLNSNIWSTSGWSDGDVGFGGAGTTGDFARGTDPDGVVTGGVYGFDIGGGDIILGVQPGGTDFTPGDFRLKLVNNTGATIINLTVDYDVVVYNDQGKANSFNFSHSSTNSTFTDIGALDFASTETADGSPAWISADRNTTITGISIANGAEYFLRWNGDEISGSGSMDQFGLNNVVINASGIPEPSTYALIFGGLALGIVILKRRKTASL, encoded by the coding sequence ATGAACAAAGTATTTGCCTTACTTACTCTCCTCGTTTTTTCAGTCTCACTTTCGGGACAGTTTTCAATTACCACCTTCAATTCGAACATCACTGTGGATGATTTTGACAGCTTCACGGGAGCAGGATTTTCCCCGACACCCTCAGCCGGGCAATTAAATTCCAACATTTGGTCAACCTCAGGATGGAGTGATGGAGATGTTGGGTTTGGAGGAGCTGGAACCACAGGTGATTTTGCTAGAGGAACCGACCCAGATGGAGTTGTAACAGGAGGAGTTTATGGGTTCGATATTGGTGGTGGAGATATTATTCTCGGTGTTCAACCAGGCGGAACAGATTTTACCCCGGGTGATTTTAGACTTAAATTGGTTAATAATACCGGAGCTACCATAATCAATCTAACGGTCGATTACGATGTGGTCGTTTATAATGACCAAGGCAAGGCAAACTCTTTCAACTTTTCACATAGTAGCACTAATTCTACATTCACGGATATAGGAGCATTAGATTTCGCATCGACTGAAACAGCAGATGGATCCCCTGCTTGGATTTCTGCTGATAGAAACACTACCATAACAGGTATCAGCATCGCAAATGGCGCTGAGTATTTCCTTCGGTGGAACGGCGATGAAATCTCCGGTTCAGGTAGTATGGACCAATTCGGGCTCAACAATGTTGTCATCAATGCTTCGGGTATCCCCGAACCTTCTACTTACGCCTTAATCTTCGGTGGACTCGCTCTAGGCATAGTGATCTTGAAGCGTCGGAAAACAGCTTCTTTATAA
- a CDS encoding sodium-translocating pyrophosphatase, whose protein sequence is MTSVYFWPVPIAAIIALIFAWIFFKDMMKGNEGDETMIKIAEHVRKGAMAYLKQQYKIVGIVFVILTVVFAIMSYGFKVQNNWLPIAFITGGFFSGLAGYFGMKTATYASGRTAQAAKESLDAGLRISFRSGAVMGLAVVGLALLYISIWWLILNHFVVAATPSQKMMIITTTMLTFGMGASLQALFARVGGGIYTKAADVGADLVGKVEAGIPEDDPRNPATIADNVGDNVGDVAGMGADLYESYSGSILAAAALGAAAYMHETGSTHQLSAVMAPMLIAAVGIILSIVGTFFVKTKHGANQKELLASLEKGINISSVLVIIASVFVLKWLGLPNYLGIWGSIIVGLVTGIVIGKATAYYTSAEFKPTQHIAESGHTGPATVIIAGLGVGFISTAIPVLAVMIGTSLAYYFAAGSLDLSNISQGLYGIGIAAVGMLSTLGITLATDAYGPIVDNAGGNAEMAHLAPEVRKRTDALDSLGNTTAATGKGFAIGSAALTALALLASYYEAIRISIAQIMEKTTSFTFPNGTVINSIEQLSNITLIDLVNNYDVHLMNPKVIIGLLLGAMMAFVFCGLTMNAVGRAAGAMVDEVRRQFREIPGILEGENEPDYARCVEISTKGAQKEMLVPSLLVILVPIAFGILLGVPGVVGLLAGGLSAGFALAVFMANSGGAWDNAKKYVEEGHFGGKGSEAHKATVIGDTVGDPFKDTSGPSLNILIKLMSMVAIVMAGVTVGFSIF, encoded by the coding sequence GTGACTTCAGTTTATTTCTGGCCTGTCCCTATCGCTGCTATCATCGCTCTCATTTTTGCCTGGATATTTTTCAAGGACATGATGAAGGGAAACGAAGGCGACGAAACCATGATCAAGATTGCCGAACACGTTCGCAAGGGCGCGATGGCTTACTTGAAACAACAATATAAAATAGTCGGCATCGTGTTCGTCATATTAACCGTGGTGTTCGCCATAATGTCCTACGGATTCAAAGTCCAAAACAACTGGTTGCCGATTGCTTTTATAACCGGAGGTTTCTTTTCGGGATTGGCTGGGTACTTCGGAATGAAGACGGCCACTTACGCTTCCGGTCGAACCGCTCAAGCCGCAAAGGAGTCGCTCGATGCAGGGCTAAGGATATCTTTTCGAAGTGGCGCTGTCATGGGATTGGCTGTGGTCGGATTGGCCCTTCTCTACATTTCCATCTGGTGGCTTATATTAAATCACTTCGTAGTAGCTGCGACTCCAAGCCAGAAGATGATGATCATAACGACGACCATGCTTACCTTTGGTATGGGAGCGTCTTTGCAAGCACTGTTTGCCCGGGTAGGCGGAGGCATTTATACCAAAGCAGCCGATGTAGGAGCAGATCTGGTTGGAAAGGTGGAAGCAGGGATCCCGGAGGATGACCCCCGAAATCCGGCAACCATAGCAGACAATGTTGGAGACAATGTTGGAGATGTAGCAGGTATGGGAGCCGACCTCTATGAATCTTACAGTGGATCGATTCTTGCAGCGGCAGCTCTAGGTGCGGCGGCTTACATGCACGAAACCGGTTCAACCCACCAGCTATCGGCGGTCATGGCACCCATGTTGATTGCGGCCGTTGGAATCATTCTATCCATTGTCGGCACTTTTTTCGTTAAAACCAAACATGGAGCTAATCAAAAAGAGCTTTTGGCCTCCTTGGAAAAGGGTATCAATATTTCGTCTGTCCTGGTCATAATCGCATCCGTGTTTGTCCTCAAATGGTTGGGACTTCCGAACTACCTGGGAATCTGGGGATCAATAATTGTGGGACTAGTTACCGGCATTGTGATAGGCAAGGCCACCGCCTATTACACCTCAGCCGAATTCAAACCGACCCAGCACATAGCCGAGAGTGGTCACACCGGACCGGCTACTGTCATTATCGCGGGTCTTGGAGTTGGGTTTATTTCAACCGCTATTCCTGTGCTGGCGGTCATGATTGGAACCTCCCTGGCCTACTATTTCGCGGCAGGCAGCCTGGATTTATCAAATATCAGCCAAGGACTCTATGGAATCGGTATCGCTGCGGTGGGCATGCTTTCTACCTTGGGGATCACTTTGGCTACCGATGCTTACGGACCTATCGTGGACAACGCAGGCGGCAACGCAGAGATGGCTCACCTCGCCCCCGAGGTTCGCAAACGCACGGATGCCCTCGATTCTCTGGGTAACACCACGGCTGCAACAGGAAAAGGCTTCGCCATTGGGTCTGCCGCATTAACTGCCCTCGCCCTTCTTGCCTCATACTACGAAGCCATCCGGATCTCCATCGCTCAAATAATGGAAAAGACCACCAGTTTTACCTTCCCCAACGGCACAGTTATTAATTCCATTGAGCAACTCAGCAACATCACCCTTATCGACCTCGTTAACAATTACGACGTGCACTTGATGAATCCAAAAGTCATAATCGGCTTATTGTTGGGTGCTATGATGGCGTTTGTCTTTTGTGGGTTGACGATGAATGCCGTGGGACGCGCGGCAGGGGCAATGGTAGACGAAGTTCGAAGACAGTTTAGAGAAATCCCCGGAATTCTGGAGGGTGAAAACGAACCAGATTATGCTCGCTGTGTGGAGATCTCCACCAAGGGAGCACAAAAGGAAATGCTGGTTCCATCGCTATTAGTCATTTTAGTCCCAATTGCATTTGGCATCCTACTGGGAGTTCCAGGGGTGGTCGGGTTATTGGCTGGCGGGCTGTCAGCCGGTTTTGCGTTGGCTGTGTTTATGGCCAATTCCGGTGGAGCTTGGGACAATGCCAAGAAATATGTGGAGGAAGGTCATTTTGGTGGCAAGGGGTCTGAAGCCCACAAAGCCACCGTCATTGGCGACACCGTCGGAGACCCGTTCAAAGACACGTCCGGCCCCAGCCTCAACATCCTGATAAAACTCATGTCGATGGTCGCCATCGTTATGGCGGGAGTCACAGTAGGTTTCAGTATTTTTTAA